One region of Pogona vitticeps strain Pit_001003342236 chromosome 1, PviZW2.1, whole genome shotgun sequence genomic DNA includes:
- the FZD7 gene encoding LOW QUALITY PROTEIN: frizzled-7 (The sequence of the model RefSeq protein was modified relative to this genomic sequence to represent the inferred CDS: inserted 2 bases in 1 codon) — MMMGRAAAGAGRRRRTPPLGLALFLGALWGAATRGARAQPYHGEKGISVPDHGFCQPISIPLCTDIAYNQTILPNLLGHTNQEDAGLEVHQFYPLVKVQCSPELRFFLCSMYAPVCTVLEQAIPPCRSLCERARQGCEALMNKFGFQWPERLRCENFPVHGAGEICVGQNTSDXPPGEGGGGGGGTGGPGGPPADPTPYLPGPPFYPLPPTSYAFSCPRQLKVPPYLGYRFLGERDCGAPCEPDMPNGLMYFKQAEVRFARLLVGIWSVLCCASTLFTVLTYLVDMRRFSYPERPIIFLSGCYFMVAVAYVAGFLLEDKVVCVERFSEDGYRTVVQGTKKEGCTILFMILYFFGMASSIWWVILSLTWFLAAGMKWGHEAIEANSQYFHLAAWAVPAIKTITILAMGQVDGDVLSGVCYVGIYSVEALRGFVLAPLFVYLFIGTSFLLAGFVSLFRIRTIMKHDGTKTEKLEKLMVRIGVFSVLYTVPATIVLACYFYEQAFRDAWEKTWLLQSCKSYAIPCPANFAPMSPDFTVFLIKYLMTMIVGITTGFWIWTGKTLQSWRRFYHRLSTGSKGETAV, encoded by the exons ATGATGATGGGCCGGGCAGCCGCGGGCGCAGGAAGGAGGCGGCGGACCCCCCCGCTGGGCCTGGCGCTCTTCCTGGGCGCCCTTTGGGGAGCCGCAACGCGAGGCGCCCGGGCGCAGCCCTACCACGGCGAGAAAGGGATCTCGGTGCCGGACCACGGCTTCTGCCAGCCCATCTCCATCCCGCTCTGCACCGACATCGCCTACAACCAGACCATCCTGCCCAACCTGCTGGGCCACACCAACCAGGAGGACGCCGGGCTGGAAGTGCACCAGTTCTACCCGCTGGTCAAAGTCCAGTGCTCGCCGGAGCTCCgcttcttcctctgctccatgTACGCGCCGGTCTGCACCGTCCTGGAGCAGGCCATCCCGCCCTGCCGCTCCCTCTGCGAGCGCGCCCGGCAAGGCTGCGAGGCGCTCATGAACAAGTTCGGCTTCCAGTGGCCGGAGCGCCTCCGCTGCGAGAACTTCCCCGTCCACGGCGCCGGCGAGATCTGCGTGGGGCAGAACACGTCCGA AcctccgggggagggggggggagggggagggggcacggGCGGCCCCGGGGGGCCCCCCGCCGACCCGACCCCCTACTTGCCCGGGCCCCCTTTCTACCCCCTGCCCCCGACGAGCTACGCCTTCTCCTGCCCCCGCCAGCTCAAGGTGCCCCCTTACCTGGGCTACCGCTTCCTGGGCGAGCGGGACTGCGGGGCCCCTTGTGAGCCCGACATGCCCAATGGGCTGATGTACTTTAAGCAGGCCGAGGTGCGCTTTGCCCGCCTGCTGGTGGGCATCTGGTCCGTGCTGTGCTGCGCCTCCACCCTCTTTACGGTCCTGACCTACCTGGTGGACATGAGGCGCTTCAGCTACCCAGAGCGGCCCATCATCTTCCTCTCCGGCTGCTACTTCATGGTAGCCGTTGCCTACGTGGCCGGCTTCCTGCTGGAGGACAAAGTGGTCTGCGTGGAGCGCTTCTCTGAGGACGGCTACCGCACGGTGGTGCAGGGCACCAAGAAGGAAGGCTGCACCATCCTCTTCATGATCCTCTACTTCTTCGGCATGGCCAGCTCCATCTGGTGGGTCATCCTCTCGCTCACCTGGTTCCTGGCGGCCGGCATGAAGTGGGGCCACGAAGCCATTGAGGCCAACTCCCAGTACTTCCACCTGGCCGCCTGGGCCGTGCCAGCCATCAAGACCATCACTATCCTGGCCATGGGGCAGGTGGATGGGGACGTGCTCAGTGGCGTCTGCTACGTGGGCATCTACAGCGTGGAGGCCCTGCGGGGCTTCGTCCTGGCCCCACTCTTCGTCTACCTCTTCATCGGCACCTCCTTCTTGCTGGCTGGCTTCGTCTCCCTCTTCCGCATCCGGACCATCATGAAGCATGACGGCACCAAGacggagaagctggagaagctcaTGGTGAGGATCGGAGTCTTCAGCGTCCTCTACACCGTGCCGGCCACCATCGTGCTGGCCTGCTACTTCTACGAGCAGGCTTTCCGGGACGCGTGGGAGAAAACCTGGCTCCTGCAGAGCTGCAAGAGCTATGCCATCCCTTGCCCTGCCAACTTTGCCCCCATGAGCCCCGACTTCACAGTCTTCCTCATCAAGTACCTCATGACCATGATTGTGGGCATCACCACGGGCTTCTGGATCTGGACTGGCAAGACCCTCCAGTCTTGGCGGCGCTTTTACCACAGACTCAGCACGGGCAGCAAAGGCGAGACGGCAGTATGA